The DNA sequence caaccgccatctagtggctaGTGAATACACTGACCATGGAttagtacctcatacaaccccaatcaacagaactattcctttaactgTAGAGATGATGCTAGTGTTTAAGAGTGTTTTCCTGATGTGCTTCTCTTCAGTGTGGTGGCCTACTCAGTCGTAATGGGGGCGCTGATGGCGAGTGGTAAAGAAGTCATTGGCAGGATCCCGAAAGGAAAGGTAAATATGAGCCCTGTGCATTGATGCAACTCTTCCTGGGTCTGTCCTTGAGTGACaatgtattttacaaaaaacttTTAACAAGAGACACGTCTGAATTCAATTACTTTAACCCAACCACGGAGAATGATTGGTGGGACTTTAACCCAACCGAGGGGAAATATTGTGAGACTTTAACCCAACCAAGGGGAAGGACTGGGGGGACTTTAACCCGGCAAAGGGGAAGGATTGGTGGGATTTAATCCCAACCAAGGGGAAGGACTGGGGGAACTTTAACCCAGCAAAGGGGAAGGATTGGTGGGATTTAATCCCAACCAAGGGGATGGATTGGTGGAATTTTAACCCAACCAAGGGGATGGATTGGTGGAATTTTAACCCAACCAAGGGGATGGATTGGTGGAACTTTAACCCAACCAAGGGGAAGGACTGGGGGAACTTTAACCGAGCAAAGGGGAAGGATTGGTGGGATTTAATCCCAACCAAGGGGATGGATTGTTGGGATTTTAACCCAACCAAGGGGATGGATTGGTGGAATTTTAACCCAACCAAGGGGATGGATTGGTGAGACTTTAACCCAACCAAGGGGATGGATTAGTGAGACTTTAACCCAACACAGGGGAAGGATTGGTGGGATTTAATCCCAACCGAGGGAAAGAATTGGTGGGATTTAATCCCAATTGAGGGGAAATTTTGGTGGAACTTTAACCCAACCAAGGGGATGGTTTGGTGGGACTTTAACCCAACTGAGCGGAAGACACAAACAATCACATTTGGGAGAATTCTACTATGCAGCAATACAAATGGTTACTTCTCCATTGTTACCATACTACCCTCTTTCTTAGGCTGTAGTATCGCTTGCTCTTATGTGGCAGATGCCAAATATCTCATAAGCACACGGAGATTCATCTGAATAAAGGGTAAAAGACACTTATGTCTGAATCACAATAGGCAATTCTTTTACAGCTGAATACAGACCACAATGTTTGATTTTCTGAAAAGGGTGTTAATGTGAGGATAAAATACAGAATGGAAAAGGATACGTAGGTGAGGATCAGTGAATCCTATCTCTCTTCTGGTGTCCAAATGAAAGGTGTACATTACATAAGAGCCAGACATCCACTCCATTGATGAAAACAAAGCCCCTACAAGTCGTCGTCCCACCCCCAACACATTTATTCCAGCCGTCTGGAAGAAGAGGCTTGGCTGTAATTCTCACCCAATACAACTGCCAGCAGACGTTTTGTtccagaaacaaaaaagaataaagaaatctGATCAGGTTCCAGAAAACTGAAGTTTATGAACAGTTCAACTGAACTTTTTCTTCAGGCAGAGAGCTTGTTGAATGTCCTTCATTATGTTCAGTTttattcttaaattaaaattaattctaATCAATGACAGCCCTGGTAAGCCttaaatgcatatttatttatgtgaagaTGCACCCACAGTCTGTCTCCTTTTAACTGTGTTCTTTAAATATGGTTTCAGCTGGTGGATTTCGAGGCTATGACCACACCCAGTCCAGACGGCTTCAGTAAAACAGCAAAGAACTGGATGAACCTAAAGAGGTAGGAAGACAAAACACgttctttgttttgtgttattccTCTTCTTGGCAGAgactttgttattttttaacactttaacttCCTCCAACAGTTTACCAGCTTGGTACCAGAGTCTTCCGTCTGTAGCAGAGACCTTCCCGTCCACCAGAACGATGATAGAGGTTCTCAACACAGACTCATCCTCACACTGTCCGAAGAAGTCCTAACACAACTTCTGCACAGAAAGTTTAATTCAAGTCTTAATAATGGAGCTTCGACACTGGGCAGAACAAAGGGACTGTCTTCTTCTGCAACCCAAACTAAACTGTCCTCCAAAAGCTTCTTAATGGTTTTAATggctttctttttcattttaaagtcaTGACACATTTGGATAGATCTGAGgcaattaacattattttacaaaaaggCTATCCCTCTGTGAAGTATTgagaattatttgttttttgcagaaagctacaaacatttttattttgttattaaattACCCCtcaaaatactgctgtgttctCTAAAAGTTTGACTTCTTACACCACTCATAAATGCATTGTATGCCAATGCTGGCAGGAATCCTAAATCATAACTTTGCTGTCAGCACTAAAATAATAACTTCAGCACCACAAGAAACAATTAACAGAGCAACAAAagaaagctcataagagtttgatttaagagctgatatctagacatttcccatggttttcttgataatgattttggttattaacaagaaattgaagaaaacaatggtctaatatttttttcaatgactttATGCTCTCTTCCAAACCACCAGGCTCCTTTGACAAgaacagtaattttactttgcagAATACAGGAGTTGGTGGTCTACTGATGACACAATCAGGTAGTTtgtctgtgttattgtgtgactttggtgtttttaaagggttagttcaggattcaccaaagtcacacaataacacaaacaaacttaatgatcgaggcagcagtagaccagaaactgctgtgttctgcaaggtaaaattacttaAGAGAGCAGAAGGAACAGCTTGAGTTCCCCCCAGACAAGCTTAACCCATTTAGgactaaaatgcctgtaaaacctctgggcgattttaaaataacccctaaaacctgaagtttttctggaaattcaacagaagtgtactaaataatagattttccaGCCTCTGTAGcggatagaaatgaaattcaaaaagtatttgagagcttatagctgttatatctgagctccctccgctatagtcgtcttacgccatgatttcagttctggaaaagtcccatgttgcattgcgacactcccacatgtattctgatgcatttcattggccaagagaccgaaaataggtggaaaaaactacaaatactacaaaacaacgtatccgctttcccagctttaatggtagaataacgcaaaagcgcccccggttttaatggtagaaatgcggtaatactttcctggcttaaatgggttaaacagtgCTGTTTGATGTCAAGGTAAAGCggttaaaatattctaaaaggAGAGGAAATTGTGACCATCATCAAACGGAGTGATGTCATAAAATATAATCAACAATAGAGCCATAAGACAATAAACCTCCAACATCTCTATTTCGAAGTTAAACGTAAACCTGTGACTTTAAACTTATCAGATGCTGTTGGACCATGAGAGACAATTTTCCATCACACACAGTTTGGGTTGCAGAAGCGATTCTGTccgctctctctttttctctgctttataggcgtcacacacacagaaacacacaaagcacACGGTCCTCAATCTCATGATCATCAGCATGAACAATCTTACGTTGCACAGTCATGGTTAAATCATTAATTATCTTCGGGTTAAATCTTAGCTTTAGTTTTCGCTGATTGAACTTAAAATCAGGTGTTATTTAACATTCAAGTTTGTAATTGGcactttaaaaatgactttttaaccactgctgtgcacacacacacacacacacacacacacacacacacacacacacacacacacacacacagagtccagCCTATCAGCAGAGAAGGAGTtctgggatttaaaaaaaaatgaaacaaaaaccttCAGGGCTATTGAATTCCACTTGGGATACTTGAAGCAGtctctttttaattttgttttctcgACACTTGCAGGAAGTGTCACTTCTCTTATCGGGTACTGAACCCCGCTTTTCTTTTAACGTGACCAATAAAGATGGGTTGGCTGCTGAACTAGTACGAGAGCAACAGTCAGAGATTGATTGAGATTCAGAGAGAAAGTCCTCAGTAGAGCTGCAGCGATTAGTTGATCGACAGAAAATCAATTGGCAATTATTTTGACAATCAAATAAtctttttagtgaaaaattattagcaaaaaaagccaaacatttCCTGGTTTCAAGTCCCTTCAATGtaattttgtttaattaatttacaaatTCATTATTTAAGTGATTTATTgaacaaaattatcaaacatGGCCTGTTTTTTCCTCGTAAAAATATTAAGTAAGTAGGTATTAAGTTGCTTTTTGGTAgtatttgaaaataataatttactatctcaaaaaaattactttgtatctcaaaaatggaaaaactcgccagaataacatttttaaaaaagaaaccttGTATTTCAGAATcacaaattatttcaaaataatgagaaactttaccaaaaaatgactttgtgtctcaaaaataatttgaaacatTCTGAAAAGATAATAAGTTGAGATACttggtcattattttgagaaagtttgtcattataacttctATATCACATTGGCAGAAATGCACCTTTTAGTGATGTGACAGAAAGACTAAATTTTATTCTGTTACATGTCTCGTATCAAAATGAAActaaacaacagaaataaagacTCCTGAATGTTCTCTGACGTCTCTGACTGCTGGGTCTTGTCGAGGATTAATTATAGGTTTGGGGTAAAAGCACAGCACATACTGTTATCGTCTTCATTCCTTTAGCTCTCATCGGAGGCCGTCTGCGTCTCTCACATCTCTGGATTTTCTTATGATGTCATTGATTGAATTTGCTTCTATGAGCCATTTTGTAAGAGCAATAGTTTGGGAGGAAATAGTTCATATTCCTCCCATCAAATACTGTCTAAACTTGTCTCAACATAAGTGACTGAGTTAACTTTGCATGGCCACATTTCTTTCTTGTCAAACCCACAGATATCGCTAAAAAAAACTGgtcataaaaacattataaagagGTCTCAGAAATCCTCAGAGAGACGTTCAATCGGctgcaaattttaaaaagtctgtggttttctgtttctctgtagTGAAAGTTTATAAGTTTAAAAAGTACGATCAGGTGACAAGACTGAATTCTGGCTACACAAAAGTAATTTTATGGAAATcatgaaacagattttttaattttcataattTGAGATGAAATTCTGTGATCCTGCAAGGGACATTACTTGATTATTACAAAGAGGATGTGATGTTTACAACCATATGAAACAAACGTGATATTGAGGCTACATTAGTGcctgtgtttttaaatgacttATCAATGTTGGTTTAAGCACAAGGAGGAAACAAGCTCTGCAGGTAATTCACCTGGAAATATCTGAACAAATTTCAGCaattcttctttctcttttattgCATCTGTAATGAATTAGAGGCCTTTAATGCCactaatgcagtagttctcaactgAATGTCCAGTTtcttaattttgtcattttgttggaTCCATAAAACAAACTGATCTGTTCAATGGCATATCTAATTTATTTCCTGCATTACTGACCGTCtgctttgtttgctttttttttcttattcataTCAATGATTGTGCTGActggttgtcattttgttttctgttttgcactGGGTGACCCAGTCGTTAAGTGCTATGGTGGGCTCTTAAAGCTTAAAACTTGAAggagggaatttttttttttattgaatgaaTGTTCAGCAGTCAATAAAACTGGTTGACAATTTTAACAagctctgtctttgtttttttgtttttgtaatactCTGGAAAGTTTGGAAGCTACTTACACcaagattattttaaaaaaccaaacatgaaataaattaagtatgatactgtaaaaatactcatTGAATTAGTTCAAACCTGGAAAAAGGTCCAAAATTTGACTAAAATGATGAAACAATGTATAAGATTTGTCAAACTGAAATGAGGTCAACATGTTGACTTACTATATTGAGTTGTTGACTGTTTCTGataaatttatattatatattttttaaatgtgtctctTACATTAATTTGAACAGAATCATGTTACAGACCTGCGCTTAAAATTTAACTGATTTTACATGTATCGGCAGGTACATTAGgacaatcatttttaaaaaaggggatacaattatattaaaaatgaatatgttAATTAATTAGACAACATATGATATACTTGTTTAttcaactattttatttttttgcctctTTCAACAGAAATAATTATGCACCTGCTTTACCTGAACTTCTGCCTAGCAACACTGACCTACCTGTGTTTAGCTGCTTTGAAAAGTAACGGTTAACGTTAGCTTTATGGCACTGATACACCACCAGCTCCAAGTAACCCTTAATAGTTTTTATGgagaaaatattttctgttttttttttcttctctgactGCTCTGCCTCGTGATTTACGGAGTTTGCTGGTggagaaaatgcttttttttcttgtttctaaaaaaacaaaaaaaaaaagaactaaatgCTCATGTTTAATTTACTACATGACAAcgtacacacaatgacaaaaattatATTCTCATTCCATGTCACGTTCTGTTTAGCGTCCAGTTTTGTGTTAATGATTCATGTTTAAATGCGCTCATGGATTCCACAATAGTCATACTTTCCCACAATCACAGTCACAGATAACAAAAATCGGGTAAATGGTTATTGATGTCATTAATTAATAGCCTGCTTACTGTGTTGTCTTCCataatatttgtaaatacatataatataaactcctaagtatgtgtttgtgtgagtgtatatatatatatatatatatatatatatatatacacacatatatatatatatatatatatatatacatatatatatatgtatatatatatatatatacatatatatacatatatatatatatatatgtgtgtgtatatatatatatatatatatatatatatatatatacactcacacaaacacatacttaggagtttatattatatatatttacatatatatatatatatatatatatatatatatatatatatatatatatatatgtatatatatgtatattgaagtgtcagtgtgttgttttttttcttggtctaCTTATCATTGAATATAAACTCCTAAGTAAACTCCCCGCGACGAGGGGCTGCTTTTCACGGCAGGGGTGCTTAATACGGCACAACAGCGGCATAATAATTTATGGAGAAAATATTTTCCACCGGTTGCTCTGCCACGACTCcacagaagaggattagggccactcAGGAAAGGCTCTGAGAAGTGGACGGAGGAAATTTAGAGGAGAAAAGACTCTGAGCTGGACATAAAGCTGTTGGACTAGTAAGTAGGCTTGCAttgttgcacttgcttgatgtttggTTGTGATGTCATCTAGTTTAATCACAAATAAAAGTATTCATAAGGCGTAAATGTTGTATTAAAAATAAGTTTCTCTTTGCTGTGCTCAAGTTGATATGAGTTAGATATAAGTATGATACAATATACTTGTTCGGAATGTATGGTTGTTTAATGATAGATACAGAACTGTAgttatatcgtcaccctgttaaaataatcgcctaagtcactttttcaagttttgcaggaaacacaaaaaacttcaccaaaagtgtaacatacgacatttattgatcatttcactcaaaaaggatgtaacaaaggatggctattggcatagtaataacactgtgtgtaaattatgtaacttaagagaaataaatgacgtaggcaattttttgaacatgcctttgtgacttaggcaagatatggcaacactttattttgaaggtgtttacataagagtcacacaagcctgtcagaaacatgacatgacaaatatcatgagcattaatgttacttcaaagtgtcattaatgttcatgacacatcccatgtcatgtttatgacacgctcatgtcactcttatgtagacaccttcaaaataaagtgttaccatatcttgcttaagtcacaaaggcatgttcaaaaaaattgcctaagtcacattttattttgatttaggcataataaatccgcttaagtcacacacttgacataggccattatcttaaaggggtaaaatcacatgatctgatcaactgaggatggaggtgattttaccatatgtggctatgaggagatgatttaggcaaaaaaaaaaaacaattttgacaaaaaaattacttaggcgattattttaacactgtGACGATATGAGTGTTGAATATCCAACTTGACACTAACTTCACCGCGCTGATTGGCGAATCCCATTCATGGCTTAAACGTCACATGCTTTTGTCACGTGGTCAGCATCCATTGTAGCTCACATGGctgtcagtttactctcagTTGTCAGTGTGCGTGAGAGAAGAGCCGGTGGTCATGGCTGAGGACGGGTCTGTGTCAGAGGAGACTGTAACAAGCGCTCTGACTCTGTTGGTCAACTTGGGAAAAGTCCTCCTGCAGTCAGCCAAACAGGAGGCGGAAGGTAGGAGCGATTAGAAGGATGTAGTGACAGACTTCATTGAAAGTTTTAACCTTTTTCATGTATTTCGTTGCCAAGAGAGGTATTCACCACCTTCATTATGACTTCTATGTCAAATAAATTTGTTTCGTCTTAAGAGTAATTCGGCATACAGAAGATATAAAGAACCGCTTAATTTTGTGCTGTAATTAAACCTGAGAAGACGATTGTAGGAAAAGCATgtcaaacaataataaaaggttTTAGTCCAATTCTTGTTTTGAAATATATTGTATGTACGCCGAATTTAAGAAGAGACAACATAAATTCGCATAtaatgtttagtttagtttgatCACATAAATGCACTTCCCAACAAGCACAACAGCATTAAAATGCAAGTAATGTAGTTtgagtttcattttcattaccATGGGTAAAACGTCCATTGTAGTTGGAATGAATATAATAGCATACTTTTAAGCTTTGGGGGAAAATAACTAATTACAGTTTATTACTGTACTAAACTACAGTTTTGAAATACTTATTTCAGTTTTATGCTTTGTACTTATActaaactacattttaaaggggAATAGTGTAGcctactttttatttcatttcatttattacaCAGCTATAGTTGCTAGTTACTTTTATAGAGCAATATTTTATATCTAAAATACTTGATAGTCTCTCTGAAAGTAACTATAAAATAGCGTTGTTATAGATCTGACTactgtttgacattttggggttATATTTCAATGAATagcattacttttttaaaatttggatTTGATGTCTGTTTGGAGGAGCTGctaaaatgtttataaatgatggtagcagttatatttattattataaactccCCAAAAAGTTTAGAAACATTATTTCAGTCAattatttttccactttaataaTACCAATTAGTTATGTAGTTTATATTGTTGGAAAACCTGATTAatgccccccaaaaatgtgtcaaaatccCCTGCAATATTCTCCTgttggtattttattttgaaatccacATCAGAATGTCCTGAAATCAATTGAGGGACACTCTTGAGGATGTCTACTGTCGACCTGAAGTTAAATGAGTCTCTGAAAACGGAAATTTGCtgaaaattttacattttagatcttaactttaatgttaaaattcCTCATCAAAAGGATGTATAAGTCAAGCGTTTCTTTCCTttgaagtacattttaatgccagtACTTATGTAGTTAAGAAGagaatatttatattgtttttttgctgcttCTAATTAAGTAATAGCTCTCAGTATTTTTTTCACCACTGCTGTCATGCTACAGATGCATTTCTTATCACTCTGTTCACCCAGTTGCcatataatgtaatttaatgatAACTTCCGATAAGTCTCCTTTTGAATGTTTTACAAGTTGGCTACACCTTGTGAGTTGTTAAAGCAGATCAGTGTGATCAAGTCACCGTGTTGGACGTGTTGAAATGTAATCTCTCTCATGCGTTTTGCCAATACAGTGACACTGCACAAATGACCCTGACCAATGGCCCTTTGTTCTCATACAGACTCCTTGGAGAAGTTTGTCCCACATAAGATCACCACTTTATTAGGCCTGATCAGTGCTGGAGCAGACTTCTACAAAAAGTGAGGTTCTTACAGCACCTGCAGAATCATTTGGACATGTCACCTACAAAAGAATAATTAAGTCAATATGTTTTAattcaaatattcaattaaatatgtttatactgtctgaattaattgtgtgtgttgttctgttGTGCAGCCTtggagtgaagaagaagaatgaagcAGAGGACATTTGGCAGAAGTTTTATCAGTAAGTGCATAATCAAATTAATGggatatatatatgttatttttgtaacTATGGAAATTGTATTTATAATTTGTAGTCCAGCCATGATAATGTGACTGAGACATGTTGAGTGAGTGAGTTATTTAGGTGTTACTACAGGTTTTCTGTCATTAATTTCTGTCCCTGCTTGTAATGCCTCCAGCATTTGGAATAGTGTACATATTTGTCTGTGtaagaaatctttttttttaggcaAAACACTGAGAAAGCAAACAAGACAGCGCTTAACATTTAACAAagcaaaatgcaaaatgcaaaaaaaaaaaacagagaagagaaCACATATATTATAACCTGACCTCTTTgtcaaacattacattttactcaatACTTTGTTGCTCTGTTGTCGTATTACTGTTATTAGTCATACTAAGCAACAAACAGCTATGCATCCAACAAACAGctttgtttgaaaaataaaaatggtattTAAAAATTAGTTTCGTCATTCTtcaaccccccaaaaaatatggtTGTGCTCGCCAGATCAAGATCTTTATTCTTGACACAAGGCAGTGGTGCTCATGGTAACACCATGGTAATACCCCTTTTTGAcacagggggcgccaaaatcaacaaaataggAAAAAGGtccttttagttattttaatgtgatataaaGTATGGTGGTGATGCTTCTTGATCGCTGAATTTCTCTATTTTTCCAGCCATGCAGCAGTGAGAGAACAGGTGGAGGAACTCCTGGAGCTCGAGGTTTGTATTTATAAAactttttcacctttttaaTGTATATAGTTTTTAAATTTGGCATATAATGACTTTAATTAAGcagttgtgtgtatatatacgtaatttatgtatttaactTCTTTTGTATTTAAGTCTATGATTGACTTGATGTACTGGGCTTTGTTTAATTTCCTCCCTGGTGTGCAGAGTGAGTGGGACTCTTTCCTGGAGAGTGTGGACAGGGGTCTGCagacgacagacagacagctgtctGGAGGAAAGATGGCCGACAGCCTGAACCCTGATACTCCGTTCACTGATGCACGAAGTGGAAAGTGAGTTCATGCCCTGCTGCTCACAGCCTGATCCTGAATGTTTTCTAACAACCTTGTTAATCAAAAACCACAATTTGCTTGTTTAGCAGTATAAAGACCACCatttacacttttttcttgtgtcaTTGCTGTATAAAGGAGTGTGACCCTGGGTCAGTACATGCATCCAGGTCAGAAGCCACTGCTCGTCCTCATCCGACATTTTGGATGACTGCCGTGACGAGACCACGTGGCCGAGCTGAAGGCTAGTCAGGTGAGTTTACCTTCATTTTAATCTCATGGTAGTTATTCAATTTTATTGGATAATAATTTCGACTGTCAGCATGTCCTCACATAGCACTGCAAACCTGCTTTTTGTATTGATTAACAAAATTACTTTGCAGTCTTTggcttttttgtccatttttgaatccttttcatcctgcctgtatacaacacttaaaaatgtttaaatgccatgttgttatttttttttcagcacaacctcacctatatgacctaataataactgatgttttattctgacttactggatcaacattttgaaacaaataaagacataaatgtgatcttgtgattgtgtgtgatcctgtcatccaactctggtttttattctagtg is a window from the Centropristis striata isolate RG_2023a ecotype Rhode Island chromosome 18, C.striata_1.0, whole genome shotgun sequence genome containing:
- the selenol gene encoding selenoprotein L, whose amino-acid sequence is MAEDGSVSEETVTSALTLLVNLGKVLLQSAKQEAEDSLEKFVPHKITTLLGLISAGADFYKNLGVKKKNEAEDIWQKFYHHAAVREQVEELLELESEWDSFLESVDRGLQTTDRQLSGGKMADSLNPDTPFTDARSGKSVTLGQYMHPGQKPLLVLIRHFGULPURDHVAELKASQAGLEARSVKVLVVSFGGVEGAKVWLEQTGSTFDMLLDPQRKVYRSFGLGSSYSKVMKFSCLLKYSEYGAVDRDFPDVPAHLLEDIYQMGGDFLLDEAGNVLLSHPCKTPMDRPTVKTILQAADPPGCSTNHKL